The uncultured Hyphomonas sp. genome includes a window with the following:
- a CDS encoding ferritin-like domain-containing protein, translating to MKVRLVDAPPNQPRTFEDPGELADKLTPEDVEIVREIFNTPLTGSYNWDYESANSKIRRLYELGKRFNWNAELDVDWDVHFDKAEGPSQEGYNPLHDHPIYKAMTDEQKKDYAWRSLAQVLSQFLHGEQGAMMVASQLVSCAPTYDAKLYAASQTFDEARHVEVFNKYLRMRCNVEYPVNPSLKLLLDKILTDPRWDLKFIGMQVLIEGLALAAFQTMSQTTRDPLLRQILHLVMRDEGRHVAFGVNYLEDWIKAMPEEDIEERAQFAYEACAIMRERLFSTDVDEEFGFDREEARRMSIDSAGGQAFRNFLFERMIPNLKRVGLLTESVKPKFEALGVLQYENAATDAEIDWAALERPLETGPIDKVAAE from the coding sequence ATGAAAGTCCGTCTCGTTGACGCCCCGCCCAACCAGCCACGCACCTTTGAAGACCCCGGTGAACTGGCAGACAAGCTGACGCCGGAAGATGTCGAAATTGTCCGCGAAATCTTCAACACGCCGCTGACCGGTTCCTACAACTGGGACTATGAAAGCGCGAATTCGAAAATTCGCCGCCTGTATGAGCTGGGCAAGCGGTTCAACTGGAATGCCGAACTGGATGTCGACTGGGACGTGCATTTCGACAAGGCCGAAGGGCCGTCTCAGGAAGGCTATAATCCCCTGCACGACCACCCGATCTACAAGGCGATGACCGACGAACAGAAGAAGGACTATGCCTGGCGCTCTCTGGCGCAGGTTCTGTCGCAATTCCTGCACGGCGAACAGGGCGCGATGATGGTCGCCTCTCAGCTCGTCTCGTGCGCGCCGACCTATGACGCCAAGCTCTATGCTGCCTCGCAGACCTTTGATGAGGCCCGGCATGTGGAAGTGTTCAACAAATATCTGCGCATGCGCTGCAATGTCGAATACCCGGTCAATCCAAGCCTCAAACTGTTGCTGGACAAGATCCTGACCGATCCGCGCTGGGACCTGAAATTCATCGGCATGCAGGTGCTGATCGAGGGGCTGGCGCTCGCCGCTTTCCAGACCATGTCACAAACAACGCGCGATCCGTTGCTGCGCCAGATCCTGCACCTCGTGATGCGGGACGAAGGCCGGCACGTCGCCTTCGGCGTCAATTACTTGGAAGACTGGATCAAGGCGATGCCCGAAGAAGACATCGAGGAACGCGCCCAGTTCGCCTATGAGGCCTGCGCCATCATGCGCGAGCGCCTGTTCTCGACAGATGTGGACGAGGAATTCGGCTTCGACCGCGAGGAAGCCCGCCGCATGTCGATTGACTCTGCCGGTGGCCAGGCCTTCCGGAACTTCCTCTTTGAACGCATGATCCCGAACCTGAAACGCGTCGGCCTGCTGACAGAAAGCGTGAAACCGAAATTCGAGGCGCTGGGCGTGCTGCAATACGAGAACGCCGCCACAGATGCGGAAATCGATTGGGCCGCGCTTGAGCGCCCGCTTGAAACCGGGCCGATCGACAAGGTCGCAGCCGAATAG
- a CDS encoding cytochrome b/b6 domain-containing protein, translated as MAGSSRILVWDGALRLFHWSIVLLVAAMWWTAENGVMDWHKRMGMILVGLLTFRFVWGLIGSRTARFSSWRISPSAVLGYFKGLFSGAHKPSFGHNPAGTLSVIAILVALCVQVGTGLFAVDVDGLESGPLSRFVSFDAGRQAAEIHEISFNILLALIGLHIAAIVTYLVFFKDNLVRPMVTGRRAREDFAAGETLSDSKLSWVRLAISVAVAFAAVWAVLNIGG; from the coding sequence ATGGCCGGCAGTTCGCGTATCCTCGTCTGGGACGGCGCCCTGCGCCTGTTCCACTGGTCGATTGTGCTTCTCGTTGCAGCCATGTGGTGGACGGCTGAGAATGGCGTGATGGACTGGCACAAGCGGATGGGCATGATCCTTGTCGGCCTGCTCACCTTCCGCTTCGTCTGGGGCCTGATCGGTTCCCGGACGGCCCGGTTCAGCAGCTGGCGCATCAGCCCGTCGGCGGTGCTTGGCTATTTCAAGGGCCTGTTCAGCGGCGCCCACAAGCCGAGCTTCGGGCATAATCCCGCCGGCACGCTCAGTGTGATCGCCATTCTGGTGGCGCTGTGCGTGCAGGTGGGCACCGGCCTGTTCGCGGTAGATGTGGACGGGCTGGAATCCGGCCCGTTGTCTAGGTTCGTTTCATTTGATGCCGGGCGACAGGCGGCGGAAATCCACGAGATCAGCTTCAACATCCTGCTGGCGCTGATTGGCCTGCACATTGCGGCGATCGTGACCTATCTCGTCTTCTTCAAGGACAATCTCGTCCGTCCGATGGTCACCGGCCGCCGCGCGCGGGAAGACTTCGCCGCCGGGGAAACCCTGTCTGACAGCAAGCTGTCCTGGGTTCGCCTTGCCATCTCGGTGGCTGTCGCCTTTGCGGCGGTGTGGGCGGTGCTCAATATCGGGGGCTGA
- a CDS encoding cytochrome c translates to MKIRQTTFALAAIAGVSLLAACGGSDSSAPAADAAAPAAEETVLDNGMTPKEQIELRQGQLKKMGKAFKTISDQLKASEPDMAAIQAAAASVPVDSKDMQDWFPAGTGPDSGVKTDALPAIWQQPDIFTEKVSDFQMAAGSLAIAAESGDLAAIGPAFATTGGTCKSCHEKFRADD, encoded by the coding sequence ATGAAGATTCGTCAAACCACTTTTGCCCTCGCCGCGATTGCCGGTGTGTCCCTGCTGGCCGCGTGCGGCGGCAGCGATAGCAGCGCGCCTGCGGCAGATGCGGCGGCCCCGGCTGCCGAGGAAACCGTGCTGGACAATGGCATGACCCCGAAAGAGCAGATTGAGCTGCGCCAGGGCCAGCTGAAGAAAATGGGCAAGGCCTTCAAGACGATCAGCGACCAGCTGAAGGCCAGCGAGCCGGATATGGCGGCCATTCAGGCCGCTGCGGCCAGCGTTCCGGTCGATTCCAAAGACATGCAGGACTGGTTCCCGGCAGGCACCGGGCCGGACTCCGGCGTGAAGACCGATGCGCTGCCGGCAATCTGGCAGCAGCCGGATATCTTCACCGAGAAGGTCTCCGACTTCCAGATGGCAGCAGGCAGTCTCGCAATCGCCGCCGAGAGCGGTGACCTGGCTGCGATTGGCCCGGCGTTCGCGACAACCGGCGGCACTTGCAAATCCTGCCACGAAAAATTCCGCGCAGACGACTGA
- a CDS encoding rhodanese-related sulfurtransferase has product MTTRIAAFYLFFPFPTYEAAREPLRDTLEAAGVKGTVLLAAEGVNGTIAASPEGIDTALAALRALPGAEALEAKFSEADENPFLRLKVRLKQEIVTMGVPGTDPNSLVGTYVTPEEWNTLISDPDTVLIDTRNDYEYAIGTFEGAIDPETKTFREFPDWFREFREKLEAEGRMPKIAMFCTGGIRCEKATSFVKAEGIDDVFHLQGGILKYLEEVPEEDSLWRGECFVFDERVSVKHDLTPGDYDMCHACKRPITEEDKQGNAYVPGVSCPHCIDEMTPEQKRRFAERQKQINLARKRGEAHMGPDAAAVAARRREEALEAKAKEAQEAKEAAGTEDA; this is encoded by the coding sequence ATGACCACACGTATTGCCGCCTTTTACCTGTTCTTCCCGTTCCCGACCTATGAGGCCGCGCGCGAGCCGCTGCGCGACACGCTGGAGGCTGCCGGTGTCAAAGGCACCGTCCTGCTGGCCGCCGAAGGCGTGAACGGCACCATCGCCGCCAGCCCCGAGGGCATCGACACGGCGCTCGCCGCGCTGCGCGCCCTGCCGGGCGCCGAGGCGCTGGAGGCGAAGTTCTCAGAAGCCGACGAAAACCCGTTCCTGCGCCTGAAAGTGCGCCTGAAACAGGAGATCGTCACCATGGGCGTGCCGGGGACGGACCCCAATTCGCTGGTCGGCACCTATGTCACGCCGGAAGAGTGGAACACGCTGATCAGCGACCCGGACACGGTGCTGATCGATACCCGCAACGATTATGAATACGCCATCGGCACGTTCGAGGGCGCCATCGATCCGGAAACCAAAACCTTCCGCGAATTCCCGGACTGGTTCCGCGAATTCCGCGAAAAACTGGAAGCCGAAGGCCGCATGCCGAAGATCGCCATGTTCTGCACTGGCGGCATCCGCTGTGAGAAGGCAACCAGCTTCGTGAAGGCCGAAGGCATCGACGATGTGTTCCACCTGCAGGGCGGCATCCTGAAATACCTGGAAGAGGTGCCGGAAGAAGACAGCCTGTGGCGCGGGGAATGTTTCGTGTTCGACGAACGCGTCTCGGTGAAGCATGACCTGACCCCAGGCGACTATGACATGTGTCACGCCTGCAAGCGGCCGATCACCGAGGAAGACAAACAGGGCAATGCCTATGTGCCCGGCGTCTCCTGCCCGCACTGCATCGATGAAATGACGCCTGAGCAGAAGCGCCGCTTCGCCGAGCGCCAGAAGCAGATCAACCTCGCCCGCAAACGTGGCGAGGCACATATGGGCCCGGACGCGGCCGCCGTCGCTGCCCGCCGCCGCGAAGAGGCGCTGGAGGCGAAAGCGAAAGAAGCCCAGGAAGCAAAAGAGGCCGCAGGCACCGAAGATGCTTGA
- a CDS encoding GFA family protein yields the protein MLEGSCLCGAVRYEVAADPGPIVHCHCHTCRKAHGAAFSSVMPVAREAFRWTAGEEALNRFESSEGKFRHFCTKCGSHIMAERVSQPVVLLRLGCLDTEIEGNPLGHIWRSDCASWYAPKDMLPEYPEGFPAK from the coding sequence ATGCTTGAGGGCAGCTGTCTGTGCGGCGCGGTGCGCTATGAAGTGGCGGCCGATCCCGGCCCGATCGTTCACTGCCATTGCCACACCTGCCGCAAGGCGCACGGGGCCGCATTTTCCTCCGTCATGCCGGTCGCGCGGGAGGCCTTCCGCTGGACCGCCGGCGAAGAGGCGCTGAACCGGTTTGAATCGAGCGAAGGCAAGTTCCGCCACTTCTGCACCAAATGCGGCTCTCACATCATGGCAGAGCGGGTGAGCCAGCCGGTCGTGCTGTTGCGGCTTGGCTGTCTCGACACAGAGATCGAAGGCAATCCGCTGGGCCATATCTGGCGGTCTGACTGCGCCAGCTGGTACGCCCCGAAAGACATGCTTCCGGAATATCCGGAAGGCTTCCCCGCGAAGTGA
- a CDS encoding glutathione S-transferase, producing MPDAAAPILYSFRRCPYAMRARLALSAARLDIRVREVVLRDKPAAMLEASPKGTVPVLVLESGEVIDESLDVMRWALAQADPEGWLDADAAETDALIARNDGPFKRALDRYKYPNRYEDEGADPAANRDAGLAILQDLSERIAAHGGQLCGAAPTLADMAIFPFVRQFAHTDMEWWEAAAPGPVKTWLAGHKESARFRAIMKKYPQWAPGDAEPALPLSGPVGG from the coding sequence ATGCCGGACGCCGCCGCCCCGATCCTCTACAGTTTCCGCCGTTGCCCCTATGCCATGCGCGCACGCCTCGCCCTGTCGGCGGCGCGGCTGGACATTCGCGTGCGGGAAGTGGTGCTGCGCGACAAGCCGGCGGCGATGCTGGAAGCGAGCCCCAAGGGCACGGTGCCGGTTCTGGTGCTGGAAAGCGGCGAGGTGATCGACGAAAGCCTCGACGTGATGCGCTGGGCCCTGGCGCAGGCTGACCCGGAAGGCTGGCTGGACGCGGATGCGGCAGAAACAGACGCGCTGATCGCCCGGAATGACGGGCCGTTCAAACGCGCGCTCGACCGCTACAAATACCCGAACCGGTATGAGGATGAGGGTGCCGACCCGGCCGCAAACCGCGACGCGGGCCTCGCCATCCTGCAGGACCTGTCAGAACGGATTGCGGCCCATGGCGGGCAGCTGTGCGGCGCCGCGCCGACGCTGGCCGACATGGCGATCTTCCCCTTTGTGCGCCAGTTCGCCCATACGGACATGGAATGGTGGGAGGCCGCTGCGCCCGGCCCGGTGAAAACCTGGCTCGCCGGGCACAAGGAAAGCGCCCGCTTCCGCGCGATCATGAAGAAATATCCCCAATGGGCACCGGGCGATGCCGAACCCGCCTTACCTCTTTCCGGACCTGTTGGCGGTTAA
- a CDS encoding MATE family efflux transporter: MSLRPSPDNQFLTRPPGRVFAANALPMMLIMLMNGLLNIIDAAFLGHFVGTDAMTAIGLVFPAIMVLIALSTLVSGGMSSLLARQLGAGDTDGAGATLASAHGLALAIAAMVMIAFLCGGRAVANQLSASDPAIADMAFTYMAITVLALPVQFALGLHADTWRNEGRAGLVALLSVGVTLANILLNYVLIGEFKLGVAGSAWGTALAQMCGLGLLLWLRCRGQGIVPLQALSHHRWTSNWGRLAGLGAPLSLSFIGMALVSSCVIVSLRLTAGADYADTIAAYGIVTRVLGFAFLPSMAFALALQSIAGNNWGAGLQGRARSVLKIALLTALVYSLCMEVIFLTGGTAIGSAFIGDPRVVTQVAGILHLMGLFYLFTGPVLSLALYFQAIGQPQKAGLLTLSKSFVLLPALIAALAAARGAQAIWFAFPLSDGLTLALAIALAVPVLKIAPERTPLSPAK; the protein is encoded by the coding sequence ATGTCTTTGCGACCATCGCCCGACAATCAATTCCTGACACGGCCGCCCGGCCGGGTGTTCGCCGCGAATGCCCTGCCCATGATGCTGATCATGCTGATGAACGGGCTGCTGAACATTATCGATGCCGCCTTTCTGGGCCATTTCGTGGGCACCGATGCGATGACGGCCATCGGCCTGGTCTTCCCGGCCATCATGGTACTGATCGCCCTGTCGACCCTTGTCAGCGGCGGCATGTCCAGCCTTCTGGCCCGCCAGCTGGGCGCAGGCGATACCGACGGCGCAGGGGCGACGCTGGCCAGCGCCCACGGCCTCGCCCTCGCCATTGCAGCCATGGTGATGATTGCCTTCCTGTGCGGCGGGCGGGCGGTTGCGAACCAGCTATCCGCCTCTGACCCGGCTATCGCGGATATGGCCTTCACCTATATGGCGATCACCGTGCTCGCCTTACCTGTCCAGTTTGCCCTTGGTCTGCATGCGGACACATGGCGGAATGAGGGCCGGGCCGGACTGGTCGCGCTCCTGTCCGTTGGTGTGACACTGGCCAACATCCTGCTCAACTATGTTCTGATCGGAGAGTTTAAACTCGGGGTGGCGGGCTCTGCCTGGGGCACGGCATTGGCGCAGATGTGCGGGTTGGGCCTGCTCCTGTGGCTGCGTTGCCGCGGACAAGGCATCGTGCCGCTGCAGGCCTTGAGCCACCATCGCTGGACCAGCAACTGGGGCCGCCTCGCGGGGCTCGGCGCGCCGCTCAGCCTCAGCTTCATCGGCATGGCGCTCGTTTCGTCCTGTGTGATCGTGTCCCTGCGTCTGACCGCCGGGGCAGACTATGCTGACACGATTGCAGCCTATGGCATCGTCACCCGTGTGCTGGGCTTTGCCTTTCTTCCGAGTATGGCTTTTGCGCTGGCCCTGCAGAGCATTGCGGGAAACAATTGGGGCGCGGGCTTGCAGGGCCGTGCACGGAGTGTCCTGAAAATCGCCCTTCTGACGGCCCTGGTCTACAGCCTGTGCATGGAAGTCATTTTCCTGACCGGCGGCACGGCCATCGGATCGGCCTTTATCGGTGATCCGCGCGTCGTCACGCAGGTTGCCGGCATCCTGCACCTGATGGGTCTGTTCTACCTGTTCACAGGTCCTGTTCTCTCGCTGGCGCTTTACTTCCAGGCCATCGGCCAGCCGCAAAAGGCCGGGCTGCTGACCCTGTCAAAATCCTTCGTGCTGTTGCCCGCGCTGATCGCAGCGCTGGCAGCGGCACGGGGCGCGCAGGCGATCTGGTTTGCCTTTCCGCTGTCGGACGGTCTGACGCTGGCTCTGGCAATTGCACTGGCCGTCCCGGTGTTGAAGATCGCGCCGGAGCGGACACCGCTCAGCCCGGCAAAATAA
- the alaS gene encoding alanine--tRNA ligase, whose amino-acid sequence MTSVNQIREAFLAYFEKHGHTRRASAPLVPQNDPTLLFVNAGMVPFKNIFTGAETPDSPRAVTSQKCVRAGGKHNDLDNVGYTARHHTFFEMLGNFSFGDYFKDEAIAFAWEVVTKEFGLDPKRLLVTVYSEDDEAAAIWKKVAGFDDSKIIRISTSDNFWSMGDTGPCGPCSEIFYDHGEDIPGGPPGSPDEDGDRFIEIWNLVFMQFNQLAGGKRENLPKPSIDTGMGLERISAVLQNVHNNYDIDLFRGLIEAEESVYGAKATDDKLASFRVIADHLRTSAFLIADGVLPSNEGRGYVLRRIMRRAMRHGHLLGAREPMMYKLTPALISEMGDAYPELGRAKAAIDAALEQEEARFQRTLGNGLSLLEKETETLVQGASLPGETAFKLYDTYGFPLDLTQDILRARGMTVDVDGFDAAMEVQREGSRAAGFASGDQATDEIWFRVRDKVGATKFTGYGNTEGSGNLVAIAAGGVLTDTLSPGPAELVFDETPFYAESGGQAGDHGEIVFEDGARFIVRDVQKRAGDVHVHIGELVSGSAKTGASAQLHVDAVRRKAVMANHSATHLMHAALRKVLGEHVTQKGSLVEADRLRFDFSHGGPLSAAEIEAVENEVNAQIRANLPTGIQVTSPEKAIEAGALALFGEKYGDEVRVLSMGTGDDRRYSVELCGGTHVERSGDIAVFVITSESGVSAGVRRIEAATGAEALDWLKGRAQIGADIADSLKVPLKDLPKRVATLGEEKRNLERELAEAKRKLAMGGGGGAPAGPEEINGVKLLARVAEGVGGKDLRALVDEAKAQIGSGIVAFVGVADGKAGVAVGVTKDLTDKFSAVDLVKAASEAVGGKGGGGRPDMAMAGGPDGSKAEDALNAVRALLKG is encoded by the coding sequence ATGACCAGCGTAAACCAGATCCGCGAAGCATTTCTCGCCTATTTCGAGAAGCACGGGCACACCCGCCGGGCGTCCGCGCCGCTGGTGCCGCAGAACGATCCGACTCTTCTGTTCGTCAATGCCGGCATGGTGCCGTTCAAGAATATTTTCACCGGCGCCGAGACCCCGGACTCCCCGCGGGCGGTGACGTCGCAGAAATGCGTCCGCGCCGGCGGCAAGCATAACGACCTCGACAATGTCGGCTATACGGCCCGCCACCACACTTTCTTCGAAATGCTGGGGAATTTCTCCTTCGGCGACTATTTCAAGGACGAGGCCATCGCCTTTGCCTGGGAAGTGGTGACGAAGGAATTCGGGCTCGATCCGAAACGCCTGCTGGTGACGGTCTATTCCGAGGACGACGAAGCGGCCGCCATCTGGAAGAAGGTTGCCGGGTTCGACGACTCGAAAATTATCCGCATCAGCACGTCGGACAATTTCTGGTCGATGGGCGATACTGGTCCGTGCGGCCCGTGCTCCGAGATTTTCTATGATCATGGCGAAGACATTCCGGGTGGTCCCCCGGGTAGCCCGGATGAGGATGGCGACCGGTTCATTGAGATCTGGAACCTCGTCTTCATGCAGTTCAACCAGCTCGCTGGCGGCAAGCGCGAGAATTTGCCGAAACCGTCCATCGACACCGGCATGGGTCTGGAGCGGATTTCCGCTGTCCTGCAGAATGTCCACAACAATTACGACATCGACCTGTTCCGTGGCCTGATCGAAGCGGAAGAAAGTGTGTATGGCGCCAAGGCGACGGACGACAAGCTCGCCTCGTTCCGCGTCATCGCCGACCATTTGCGCACGTCCGCCTTCCTGATTGCCGACGGGGTTCTGCCGTCCAATGAAGGGCGCGGCTATGTCCTGCGCCGCATCATGCGCCGCGCCATGCGCCACGGCCACCTGCTGGGCGCGCGCGAGCCGATGATGTACAAGCTGACCCCGGCGCTGATCTCCGAAATGGGCGATGCCTATCCGGAGCTTGGCCGCGCCAAGGCCGCCATCGATGCAGCGCTGGAGCAGGAAGAAGCCCGGTTCCAGCGGACGCTGGGCAATGGCCTGTCGCTGTTGGAAAAGGAAACCGAAACACTGGTGCAGGGTGCTTCCCTTCCGGGCGAGACGGCCTTCAAACTGTATGACACATATGGCTTCCCGCTGGACCTGACGCAGGACATTCTGCGCGCCCGTGGCATGACTGTCGACGTCGACGGGTTCGATGCCGCCATGGAAGTACAGCGCGAAGGCAGCCGCGCAGCGGGCTTTGCGTCCGGCGATCAGGCGACGGATGAAATCTGGTTCCGCGTCCGAGACAAGGTGGGCGCTACAAAGTTCACCGGTTATGGCAACACCGAAGGCAGCGGGAATCTGGTCGCCATCGCGGCCGGAGGGGTGCTGACAGACACATTGTCGCCCGGCCCGGCTGAGCTCGTCTTCGACGAAACACCGTTCTACGCCGAATCCGGCGGACAGGCCGGCGACCATGGTGAGATCGTCTTCGAGGATGGCGCCCGCTTCATCGTGCGCGATGTCCAGAAACGCGCAGGCGATGTGCACGTCCATATCGGCGAACTTGTGTCGGGCTCTGCCAAGACCGGCGCGTCGGCCCAGCTGCATGTCGATGCCGTCCGCCGCAAGGCCGTAATGGCAAACCACTCCGCGACGCACCTGATGCATGCTGCCCTGCGCAAGGTGCTTGGCGAGCACGTCACGCAGAAAGGTTCCCTCGTGGAGGCCGATCGTCTGCGCTTCGACTTCTCGCATGGCGGTCCGCTCAGCGCTGCCGAGATCGAGGCGGTGGAAAACGAAGTGAACGCCCAGATCCGCGCGAACCTGCCGACCGGCATTCAGGTGACATCGCCAGAAAAGGCCATCGAGGCCGGTGCGCTCGCCCTGTTTGGTGAGAAATATGGCGATGAAGTCCGTGTGCTGTCCATGGGGACAGGCGACGACCGCCGCTATTCGGTGGAGCTGTGCGGCGGCACGCATGTGGAACGGTCGGGTGATATCGCCGTCTTCGTGATCACGTCGGAAAGCGGCGTTTCCGCCGGGGTGCGCCGGATCGAGGCGGCCACCGGTGCTGAGGCGCTGGACTGGCTGAAAGGCCGGGCGCAGATCGGCGCCGACATCGCCGACAGTCTGAAAGTGCCTCTGAAAGACCTGCCGAAACGCGTTGCGACGCTGGGCGAGGAAAAGCGTAATCTGGAGCGCGAACTGGCCGAAGCCAAGCGCAAGCTCGCCATGGGCGGCGGTGGCGGCGCACCGGCCGGCCCGGAAGAGATCAATGGCGTGAAACTGCTCGCCCGCGTCGCTGAAGGTGTCGGCGGGAAAGACCTGCGCGCTCTGGTCGACGAGGCGAAAGCGCAGATCGGTTCCGGTATCGTGGCCTTTGTCGGCGTCGCCGATGGCAAGGCCGGGGTCGCCGTGGGCGTGACGAAAGACCTGACGGACAAGTTTTCCGCCGTCGATCTGGTCAAGGCTGCGTCCGAAGCCGTGGGCGGCAAGGGCGGCGGTGGCCGTCCCGACATGGCGATGGCGGGCGGGCCGGACGGCTCGAAAGCCGAAGACGCGCTGAACGCCGTCCGTGCCCTGCTGAAAGGCTAG
- the recA gene encoding recombinase RecA, with translation MAKPALQLVDKETGVDKQKALETALSNIERSFGKGSVMRLGDKKAMDVEAVSTGSLGLDIALGIGGLPKGRIIEIYGPESSGKTTLSLHSVAEAQKNGGVCAFIDAEHALDPVYAAKLGVDLDDLLISQPDTGEQALEIADTLVRSGAVDLLVIDSVAALTPRAELEGEMGDSLPGLQARLMSQALRKLTGSISKSKCMVIFINQIRMKIGVMFGSPETTTGGNALKFYASVRLDIRRIGAIKDRDEVIGNQTRVKVVKNKVAPPFRQVEFDILYGEGISKTGELIDLGVKADVIEKSGSWYSYNGERIGQGREKTRNFLKENPAIADEIEDAVRRNAGLLADELLAAGMDGSEDDDTKDAAEG, from the coding sequence ATGGCGAAACCAGCGCTGCAACTCGTGGACAAGGAAACCGGCGTGGACAAGCAGAAGGCTCTCGAAACGGCGCTCAGCAATATTGAACGGTCCTTTGGCAAGGGCTCGGTCATGCGTCTGGGCGACAAGAAGGCCATGGATGTCGAGGCCGTTTCGACGGGTTCGCTCGGGCTGGACATCGCGCTTGGCATTGGCGGCCTGCCGAAAGGCCGCATCATCGAAATCTACGGTCCGGAAAGCTCGGGCAAGACGACGCTGTCGCTGCACAGCGTGGCCGAAGCGCAGAAGAATGGCGGCGTGTGCGCCTTTATCGACGCCGAACACGCGCTGGACCCGGTCTATGCTGCCAAGCTGGGCGTGGACCTGGACGATCTCCTGATTTCCCAGCCCGATACGGGCGAGCAGGCGCTTGAAATCGCCGACACGCTGGTGCGCTCCGGCGCAGTGGACCTTCTGGTCATCGACTCCGTGGCGGCCCTGACGCCGCGCGCTGAACTCGAAGGCGAAATGGGCGACTCGCTGCCGGGCCTGCAGGCCCGCCTGATGAGCCAGGCCCTGCGCAAGCTGACCGGATCGATCTCCAAGTCGAAATGCATGGTGATCTTCATCAACCAGATCCGCATGAAAATCGGCGTCATGTTCGGCAGCCCGGAGACCACGACGGGCGGCAACGCCCTGAAATTCTACGCCTCCGTCCGCCTCGACATCCGCCGCATCGGCGCGATCAAGGACCGCGATGAAGTGATCGGCAACCAGACCCGCGTCAAAGTGGTGAAGAACAAGGTGGCTCCGCCCTTCCGGCAGGTCGAGTTCGACATTCTCTATGGCGAAGGCATCTCCAAGACCGGGGAACTGATCGATCTCGGCGTGAAAGCCGACGTGATCGAGAAATCGGGCTCCTGGTATTCCTATAATGGAGAGCGGATCGGCCAGGGCCGTGAGAAAACCCGTAACTTCCTGAAGGAAAACCCGGCCATTGCGGACGAAATCGAAGATGCTGTCCGCCGCAATGCCGGCCTGCTTGCCGACGAGCTTCTCGCGGCTGGCATGGATGGGTCCGAAGATGACGACACCAAGGATGCTGCCGAGGGCTGA
- a CDS encoding DUF2093 domain-containing protein, whose product MLTRSSQPAGEARLRYLDADIDVISPGDYVVCAVTGRKIPVQALRYWSVDRQEAYWDADAASSRMVPAKD is encoded by the coding sequence ATGCTTACACGATCCAGCCAGCCCGCCGGTGAAGCCCGCCTTCGCTATCTCGATGCCGACATCGACGTCATTTCGCCGGGCGATTATGTCGTCTGCGCCGTCACCGGCCGGAAAATTCCGGTCCAGGCCCTGCGCTACTGGAGCGTCGACCGGCAGGAAGCCTATTGGGACGCCGACGCCGCCTCGTCCCGCATGGTTCCGGCGAAGGACTGA
- a CDS encoding M23 family metallopeptidase: MMRDLLLMVVMCTGTCLAAPMAGAETTVTPMPATAETCDGALTQGGLVICHGAPGTVFTVAGRKLTAGKSGSAQFGIATDAPSVIGWSSDSGAYGDLPIEERHDEFRVIEGFDCDKVDARSEAQKAHAGRSWVKKQDAFATFHEGPGALTGFIKPADVPASSPFGPARKYIGVSKVTGEPCESVSVHRGYDMAAPVGTPIVAPAEGTVILADPDLYYEGGTVFLDHGHGLVSVFMHLSEVDVAAGDVVERGDLLAKSGNTGRTTGPHLHWAVKWRNPEASDRGGDFYIDPALLLALPVTD, translated from the coding sequence ATGATGCGTGACCTCCTCCTGATGGTCGTGATGTGCACGGGCACTTGTCTCGCCGCACCGATGGCCGGCGCCGAAACAACCGTCACGCCGATGCCCGCCACGGCAGAAACCTGCGACGGCGCGCTGACACAGGGCGGACTCGTTATCTGTCACGGCGCGCCGGGCACAGTGTTCACTGTCGCCGGCCGGAAACTGACTGCCGGAAAATCCGGCTCTGCCCAATTCGGCATCGCCACGGATGCCCCATCGGTTATCGGCTGGTCATCGGACAGTGGCGCCTATGGCGACCTGCCAATTGAAGAACGCCACGATGAGTTCCGCGTTATCGAAGGCTTTGACTGTGACAAGGTCGATGCGCGCAGTGAAGCGCAAAAGGCCCATGCCGGCCGGTCCTGGGTCAAGAAACAGGACGCCTTCGCAACATTCCATGAGGGCCCCGGTGCGCTGACAGGCTTTATCAAGCCGGCGGATGTTCCGGCCTCATCCCCCTTCGGCCCGGCACGGAAATATATCGGCGTCAGCAAGGTGACCGGTGAGCCGTGCGAATCCGTCTCGGTCCACCGGGGCTATGACATGGCGGCACCTGTGGGCACGCCCATTGTTGCCCCGGCCGAAGGCACCGTAATCCTCGCCGATCCGGACCTCTATTATGAGGGCGGCACGGTCTTCCTCGATCATGGCCATGGCCTCGTCTCGGTTTTCATGCACCTGTCGGAAGTGGACGTGGCAGCCGGCGACGTGGTGGAACGCGGCGACCTGCTGGCCAAGTCCGGCAATACCGGCCGCACGACCGGGCCGCACCTGCACTGGGCGGTAAAGTGGCGCAATCCGGAAGCCAGCGACCGCGGTGGCGATTTCTATATCGACCCGGCCTTGCTGCTCGCGCTGCCCGTAACAGACTAG